A stretch of Gammaproteobacteria bacterium DNA encodes these proteins:
- a CDS encoding HEAT repeat domain-containing protein: MRCPGLLFLLLLSAPTWARPVPGHHLPEGAEQSVREREVDIGRLEADLHIDLKRQRLSGSITVTLSALRSDLHTVHFDAADPVVSKVELLGRSGAEKLSFDKKSRLLAITLPPGIEPGQELKIRIHYSAQPDSGLYFFAQTGNESAEAWNYGEGGRHYGWLPLYNDTNDRFSVDFRISVAKPYRVLANGTLIETLENPDGSRTFHWVQEQPIPNYLLALDVGEFVAVPLRSATVGARKVPLTVWTHRGDEASAAFSFGATPAMVEFFSSRFGYDYAWDKYDQVTPRNFSSAMETTTMVGFAPYSLSYQGGPQDNGPELNLAFPGWTTEDTIAHELAHHWFGDLLTCRSLASLWLNESFATFAHTVWNGHAHGEDDLTYQRWRYLNHYLDFVRESGVVRPLEYSGFDVSDDMYTTEITYFKGALVLHMLRRILGDANFYPAISMYLNRHQFAEVESRDFQRALEDASGRNLDWFFNDWIRGGGGYPALQVSWLWVPERNAVDLTLEQVQAELPFENLFDLPIEVEIRTAGGSRTHRVRLNKKSLSVALPVDGKPLMVTVDKGNWLVADIHQEETLQELVYKLEHGDLASALRTARQLAQDHARKPAALDALSRVLADGSLHWGLRQEAALDLGSMGGDVAGAALVAGLGDADQRIRRAVVVALGRLGGARGAAALEKAIEQDPSEEVVGAAAVALGTMQAPRADVVLQGLLERDARYYDVFRLAALQGLAELEDKSHVPTFARHIGPAVNQGLRLAAIDGWSRAAPQDPDLAAALKTLARDPDYTIRGAALDALGELHHAGDMEFLSEYAKAASDRNLQKRAREAAKTIREFAGKR, translated from the coding sequence ATGCGCTGTCCCGGATTGTTGTTCTTGCTGCTGCTGTCCGCGCCAACGTGGGCGCGTCCTGTGCCCGGTCATCATCTGCCGGAGGGAGCGGAGCAGTCGGTGCGGGAGCGCGAGGTGGATATCGGGCGCCTCGAGGCCGATCTGCATATCGACCTGAAACGCCAGCGGCTGAGCGGTTCCATAACCGTCACCCTGAGCGCGCTGCGCAGCGATCTGCATACCGTGCATTTCGATGCCGCCGACCCTGTCGTCAGCAAGGTGGAACTGCTGGGTCGATCCGGGGCGGAAAAATTGTCCTTTGACAAGAAGAGCCGGCTGCTCGCGATCACCTTGCCGCCGGGGATCGAGCCGGGCCAGGAACTGAAAATCCGTATTCACTACAGCGCGCAACCCGATTCCGGGCTGTATTTCTTTGCGCAGACCGGCAACGAGAGCGCGGAAGCCTGGAACTATGGCGAGGGTGGGCGGCATTACGGATGGCTGCCACTGTACAACGATACCAACGACCGCTTCAGCGTGGACTTTCGCATCAGCGTTGCCAAACCCTATAGGGTGCTCGCCAATGGCACGCTCATCGAGACGCTCGAAAACCCGGACGGCAGCCGCACCTTCCACTGGGTGCAGGAGCAACCGATCCCCAATTACCTGCTGGCGCTCGATGTCGGTGAGTTCGTCGCGGTACCGCTGCGCAGCGCCACGGTAGGCGCGCGCAAGGTGCCGCTCACGGTCTGGACCCATCGTGGCGACGAAGCATCCGCGGCGTTCAGTTTTGGCGCAACACCTGCGATGGTCGAGTTTTTCTCGAGCAGATTCGGCTACGACTACGCCTGGGACAAGTACGACCAGGTGACGCCGAGAAATTTCAGCAGCGCGATGGAAACCACGACGATGGTCGGGTTTGCGCCCTACAGCCTGTCATACCAGGGCGGCCCGCAGGATAACGGACCGGAGCTGAATCTGGCGTTTCCGGGCTGGACCACCGAAGACACGATTGCCCATGAACTCGCCCACCACTGGTTCGGCGACCTGCTCACCTGCCGTTCTCTTGCTTCGCTGTGGCTGAACGAATCGTTCGCGACGTTTGCGCATACCGTGTGGAACGGGCACGCCCATGGTGAAGACGACCTCACCTACCAGCGTTGGCGCTACCTGAACCACTACCTCGATTTCGTGCGCGAAAGCGGCGTCGTGCGCCCGCTGGAGTATTCCGGATTCGATGTGTCGGATGATATGTACACGACGGAGATCACGTACTTCAAGGGTGCGCTGGTGCTGCACATGTTGCGGCGGATCCTTGGCGATGCGAACTTTTATCCGGCGATCTCCATGTACCTGAATCGGCATCAGTTCGCCGAGGTCGAGTCGCGTGACTTCCAGCGTGCGCTGGAGGACGCGAGCGGTCGCAATCTCGACTGGTTCTTCAATGACTGGATACGCGGTGGCGGTGGCTACCCCGCACTGCAGGTTTCCTGGTTGTGGGTGCCGGAGAGAAACGCCGTGGACCTGACGCTGGAACAGGTGCAGGCGGAGCTTCCATTCGAGAACCTGTTCGATTTGCCGATCGAGGTCGAGATCCGCACCGCCGGTGGCAGCAGGACGCACCGCGTGCGGCTGAACAAAAAATCCCTGAGTGTTGCTTTGCCGGTCGATGGCAAGCCGCTGATGGTGACTGTCGACAAGGGCAACTGGCTGGTCGCCGACATCCACCAGGAGGAAACCCTGCAGGAACTGGTATACAAGCTCGAGCACGGGGATCTGGCGAGCGCGCTCCGGACGGCACGGCAACTGGCGCAGGATCATGCGCGCAAACCCGCCGCCCTGGATGCGCTGTCTCGGGTGCTTGCCGATGGCAGCCTGCACTGGGGGCTGCGCCAGGAAGCCGCGCTCGATCTGGGCAGCATGGGCGGCGATGTCGCGGGTGCGGCGCTGGTTGCCGGGCTCGGTGATGCGGACCAGCGCATCCGGCGCGCGGTCGTCGTCGCTCTTGGCCGCCTGGGTGGTGCGCGGGGCGCCGCGGCGCTCGAGAAAGCGATCGAGCAGGACCCGTCCGAGGAAGTGGTTGGCGCGGCAGCGGTTGCGCTCGGTACCATGCAGGCACCGCGGGCCGACGTGGTTCTCCAGGGTTTGCTCGAGCGTGACGCGCGCTACTACGATGTGTTCCGCCTGGCTGCGCTGCAGGGCCTCGCGGAGCTGGAAGATAAGAGCCATGTGCCCACGTTCGCGCGCCATATCGGGCCGGCGGTCAACCAGGGGCTGCGGCTGGCGGCAATCGATGGCTGGTCGCGGGCCGCGCCGCAGGACCCCGACCTGGCCGCAGCCTTGAAAACGCTCGCCCGGGATCCGGACTATACGATTCGCGGCGCCGCGCTGGATGCGCTGGGAGAATTGCATCATGCGGGGGACATGGAGTTCCTTTCCGAATACGCCAAAGCCGCGTCGGACCGCAACCTGCAGAAGCGGGCCAGGGAAGCCGCGAAGACGATCAGGGAGTTTGCCGGGAAGCGCTGA